One part of the Diadema setosum chromosome 22, eeDiaSeto1, whole genome shotgun sequence genome encodes these proteins:
- the LOC140245399 gene encoding uncharacterized protein, whose amino-acid sequence MATLTLSSVLAPEVNGAQKHANENGSDHDTVLSNLMEKLKMTSKQIKAWSHKSHKLRLAMSKYTEPDPVDPSRLQKCLDKLKMAIKVSSLPAMNERLDSIARQVGLKSTWSVEKTDVYLSSDCFYVEVILQPNGSVRDVMLALGHGMTGNNQSCPEMCEVLKKNDFKEFTEHLIGLCQMHQLGGDTKMKCTAFNCLVALETDLKTVFQARGNKKMPPPGTEISPLMHISKGPVGYLTPRVGGHPMRLTYFVSPYDLLDVEKKQTTELSNKEPLPKDLGLSVTVGIESGTQRKIQTAPTVMTMDNKITSILPLTNQNSIMIPATFVLKLSQPMPMSVFLIRQLQNIQGVSTQYADLSAATALNTLICRFTLDPVTLLQNQAKDGRHSRMNMFHVDLPDQKHSYIIDSVSPSDIREMQGALLSKINFTSPNNVTKIITTLRQQAVYNTLIASCVRSKDHAGGDSSKALLFEVAPCTHQKLTVTFEHPAKDGVAVVEFDLTDHSSVKCKLHCPPNEEPFCSDEYATKVLQKCLSIPITMRAVMKKAEQWLETNQLTKPVSQSPAPSSGPSGGSVFDHVSSLHRHGGVGGSHGGSYFGSHRPHQSSSSHQLHSHSILSDLTTTLSAILPHGEAFEFLGDKPTKVAQNPMLASLLQHAAGVANSTAPVAIPPPSPSPISSPPLPSGPRPHKNPMLMNLLQEHNTLTPVAAIAQPLGQSGRGPKKLKRVRSVSVDKSPKRQASEDDHDDDMAHRMQIQNRLSEMQKLSQVMDPPRSVPQTGELSALLSEIDHPIQPVAKPKRGRPPRLDSTSSQSSVGARQSPKTPSIPSVPTTPTFAPPKAMSHSTLSTPEHSSVEDIPAVIKAEPLHRSVDSDIFSHQSKNLFAEDLLPDPPRSTISPETGRRASCRSQYSLDSIDINEDLLKNTEVFDNDDEFGSLPSVHTAITRMGIPTGSEFDEQHRTTTDLPPPVSLSALTPGPLSTAIQAGLETRTDMAKMTGGVLDLSVSNLTKSLSLDMATGSSSLGGKPAPLSRMQGVTNLSQSLPAARLRVPVSKGKPKNFTKSFTESGPSLQSEGVRRGSKKRSRRGARDGSGFSDSDAPKPKKRGRQKKKLPETYSSESSPEPCQDHGNYSSVTMAVNIEQPLKMTFKTIRHKPEKEPKSKAKDSGPAPPKIKIRPVTSGDSATPSPTPGLREVKEEKPDSKAEVKSEVKVEQPERAEPVMKSIKPDPSALKTEIEREVKPIKEEGPRVLKDVSKVQVVDDQTSKGLSQDVQSKGTHDVAATKSEPTSVKPYSMAKSSPMSNVSKAKAELAKKARSLDSSQRASSVPRSPIAGFFPKTNISSLPRIPKLSKQASESKQLPGSKMPSAPKPATSPSPNAKSPLLSSPKRPMWGKGDSPKLASPKKILQSGQRITTVSPTGRKPDGAKPPFGKSLSTVSKSPLAVGQGVRRQGPNILSKSMSTSTYGSKASAAAAQVSNRGLLPSSLGSAKSGQSQVKLDRSPSPVPKTSTSSTPKPQPSVVNVKPPAAPTSSSASKVPSSQGTASTSSASNSTPSIGSSTSSNSSATITTAVNTTSTTSTTSSMSTASVIPSTSSYSSTPVPTTSDTTPLTVTPSAAQTVPKASPISTAVTTSPNTVTTTACKPVTVVSVSTTSSSTLATTSIPPTSSAAALSQSAPQTPTKTTVAVSKSSTTTSNKPPPLEIPASIKTATPSLTSPTTPLSASTPTSAGPSSGKVTTPKPRMRVGRKESLMGIINKIKENAEKESVEKVDKVEKSEKAERVERVGLFSALGSAPSGLGEGAGGEEKEKPDSGKDTKTSTPEISGNEKTESVKPSKSGGNGKMDTDTPTKEKKLTDMTFSVAKSESAKPQVSKGPVVSGPPLPTRQPSPSPLSRPSGLISSPSAQTPGVVKSKSSPKHPSQSRPPKVSTPPLGSQKRASSPTGKSISVKQSKPSPLSTSSIPTSSATTSPVKSAARPGTSPISRSKPIILSHVQSTYQSAERGQQKVTKVQLAVTPEMMQTSVLTVGQTPPSTTGVKLQTSSSQPRMQSPSVKSQTPSTSKPSELARKTSLVLQKSSPDMSKTESKPLTGTKLVKQDQGPLQKPKPTMAKEPGPQSQQSSIQGDGKLSSSEAQKNKTQTFSVKKQESKPLDPRMKREVAGVSKEKEGDPVKTSKPGVMRSLSKDAKDASENSGREGKQTAEVNRKTFTTQPQQNKNISQETKSTDKDKLKTEDIRKVDPRTSSTSSDSKLPEKDLSEDMSKSSTVSKQPGIDFKVPSPAMVPSPRNPTVMSVPSPKPAIKSAPSPKPLGPISPKAPSPQQISTCGVTSPSGAPSPKATKRSSTPINLQQPVTKKARQAASPYSPVDSEEEFGMVIDMPQSPRTHHQKAQRSPRPESRNSNTQTEAGSTSPRSAVAHSPLGQIAQSPLGIGKSPASVKSLGSDSVSRSPCRIDDELMDEALITSIHPEDQ is encoded by the exons GTTGAAGTCGACGTGGAGTGTTGAGAAGACCGACGTGTACCTGAGCTCGGACTGCTTCTACGTGGAGGTCATTCTGCAGCCCAATGGCAGTGTCAGGGATGTCATGCTAGCTCTTGGTCATGGTATGACCGGCAACAACCAG AGCTGCCCTGAGATGTGTGAGGTACTGAAGAAGAATGACTTCAAGGAATTCACTGAACATCTGATTGGACTGTGTCAGATGCATCAACTTGGCGGAGATAC GAAGATGAAGTGCACAGCATTCAACTGTCTGGTTGCCCTGGAGACTGACCTGAAGACTGTGTTTCAGGCCAGAGGAAACAAAAAGATGCCACCACCAGG AACGGAGATCAGCCCTCTGATGCACATTTCAAAGGGACCGGTAGGCTACCTAACCCCCAGAGTAGGAG GCCATCCTATGCGTCTAACGTACTTTGTCTCACCCTATGATCTCTTGGATGTGGAAAAAAAGCAGACCACAGAACTATCGAACAAAG AGCCACTTCCAAAAGACCTAGGCCTCTCTGTGACAGTTGGGATAGAGAGCGGCACTCAGCGGAAAATCCAGACAGCCCCAACAGTGATGACCATGGATAACAAGATAACAAG CATACTTCCCCTGACCAATCAGAACAGCATCATGATCCCGGCAACATTTGTCCTGAAGCTGAGTCAGCCCATGCCAATGTCTGTGTTTCTCATTAGGCAACTCCAGAACATCCAGG GCGTGTCCACGCAGTATGCTGACCTCTCGGCAGCCACAGCCCTCAACACCCTCATCTGCCGCTTCACccttgaccctgtgaccctactTCAAAACCAGGCCAAGGACGGGAGACATAGCAGGATGAATATGTTCCATGTG GATCTTCCCGACCAGAAGCACTCGTACATCATTGACTCTGTGAGCCCAAGTGACATCCGTGAAATGCAAGGTGCTCTCCTTTCCAAGATCAACTTCACGTCGCCGAACAACGTCACGAAGATCATCACAACCCTGCGGCAGCAGGCTGTGTACAACACACTCATCGCAAGCTGTGTGCGGAGCAAAGATCATGCAG GTGGTGATTCCTCAAAGGCGCTGCTTTTTGAGGTAGCACCGTGCACTCACCAGAAGCTGACTGTCACCTTTGAACACCCGGCGAAAGATGGCGTGGCCGTTG TGGAGTTCGACCTAACGGATCACTCCTCCGTCAAATGCAAGCTGCACTGTCCGCCCAACGAGGAGCCGTTCTGCTCTGACGAGTACGCCACCAAGGTGCTCCAGAAGTGCCTCTCGATACCCATCACGATGAGGGCCGTGATGAAGAAGGCGGAGCAGTGGCTGGAGACCAACCAACTCACAAAACCG GTGAGTCAGTCACCCGCACCCTCTTCTGGTCCTTCCGGTGGCTCTGTGTTTGACCATGTCAGTAGCCTGCATCGTCATGGTGGCGTTGGAGGCAGTCATGGAGGTTCCTATTTTGGCAGCCACCGTCCGCACCAGTCCTCATCATCCCACCAGCTCCACTCTCACAGCATCCTCAGCGACCTGACGACTACCTTGTCGGCCATCCTGCCCCATGGTGAGGCCTTTGAGTTCTTGGGGGACAAGCCTACCAAAGTGGCCCAGAACCCCATGCTGGCCAGTCTCCTGCAGCACGCCGCAGGAGTTGCCAACAGCACTGCACCAGTTGCGATCCCTCCACCATCACCATCGCCGATCTCCTCTCCACCTCTGCCATCTGGCCCGAGGCCGCACAAGAACCCCATGCTGATGAATCTGCTGCAAGAACACAATACTCTGACACCAGTGGCCGCCATTGCACAGCCGTTGGGCCAATCGGGTAGGGGGCCCAAGAAACTGAAGCGTGTGCGGTCTGTCAGTGTCGATAAGTCACCCAAAAGACAAGCAAGCGAAGATGATCACGATGACGATATGGCTCATCGGATGCAGATTCAAAACAGACTATCAGAAATGCAAAAGTTAAGCCAGGTGATGGACCCACCTAGATCTGTGCCTCAAACCGGGGAGCTGTCGGCCTTGTTGTCAGAGATTGACCATCCAATTCAACCTGTTGCTAAGCCCAAAAGAGGGCGCCCTCCTCGTTTGGATAGCACCAGTTCACAGTCAAGTGTTGGTGCGCGCCAAAGTCCCAAGACGCCAAGCATTCCCAGTGTACCAACCACACCAACATTTGCTCCGCCAAAGGCCATGTCTCACAGTACTCTGAGTACGCCAGAACACTCTTCTGTTGAAGACATACCTGCTGTGATTAAAGCGGAACCGCTGCATAGAAGTGTAGATTCTGATATCTTTTCTCACCAGTCAAAGAATCTCTTTGCAGAGGATCTCCTCCCTGATCCCCCAAGGTCCACCATTTCTCCAGAAACTGGAAGGCGTGCTAGCTGCCGCTCCCAGTATAGTCTTGACAGCATCGACATCAATGAAGATCTGCTGAAGAATACGGAAGTGTTTGATAATGACGATGAGTTTGGCAGCTTGCCAAGCGTGCACACAGCAATAACTCGCATGGGAATTCCTACGGGGAGTGAGTTTGATGAACAGCACCGTACGACCACCGACCTGCCTCCCCCTGTGTCATTGTCTGCCCTCACCCCGGGCCCTCTGTCAACAGCCATACAGGCTGGTCTTGAAACTAGAACCGATATGGCCAAGATGACTGGTGGCGTCCTGGATCTCAGTGTGTCCAACCTTACCAAGAGTCTCAGCCTCGATATGGCCACAGGTAGCTCGTCTCTGGGTGGGAAACCAGCTCCACTCAGTAGGATGCAAGGTGTGACCAATCTGTCTCAATCGCTTCCTGCCGCCCGTCTTCGAGTACCTGTGTCAAAAGGAAAGCCAAAGAATTTTACCAAGAGTTTTACAGAATCTGGACCATCTTTGCAGAGTGAGGGTGTCCGCAGGGGTTCAAAGAAGAGGTCTCGGAGAGGTGCTAGAGATGGGAGTGGTTTTTCTGATTCTGATGCACCTAAACCCAAAAAGCGGGGTCGACAGAAGAAGAAATTACCTGAAACATACAGCAGTGAATCGTCCCCAGAGCCTTGCCAAGATCATGGCAACTATTCCAGCGTAACAATGGCTGTCAACATAGAGCAACCCTTGAAGATGACCTTCAAGACAATCCGCCACAAGCCTGAGAAGGAGCCAAAATCAAAAGCCAAAGACTCTGGTCCAGCCCCTCCGAAGATAAAGATCAGGCCAGTGACAAGTGGTGACTCTGCAACTCCATCGCCAACTCCGGGACTGAGGGAAGTGAAAGAGGAGAAACCTGACAGCAAAGCAGAAGTCAAATCAGAAGTAAAAGTGGAGCAGCCAGAAAGAGCCGAGCCAGTTATGAAATCCATCAAACCAGACCCATCTGCCTTGAAAACTGAAATAGAAAGAGAAGTGAAGCCCATCAAAGAGGAAGGTCCTAGAGTTTTGAAGGATGTGTCAAAGGTGCAAGTTGTTGATGACCAGACCAGCAAGGGGCTGTCACAGGATGTTCAGTCTAAGGGTACTCACGATGTTGCAGCAACAAAGTCAGAGCCCACGTCTGTGAAGCCATATTCAATGGCCAAGAGTTCACCCATGTCTAATGTATCCAAGGCCAAGGCAGAACTTGCCAAGAAAGCAAGGTCCCTCGATTCTTCGCAACGTGCTAGTTCAGTGCCAAGATCTCCAATTGCTGGTTTCTTCCCCAAGACAAACATTTCATCTCTACCCCGTATTCCAAAGTTAAGTAAGCAGGCATCTGAGAGTAAGCAGCTGCCAGGCTCCAAGATGCCCTCGGCCCCCAAACCTGCCACTTCACCATCTCCAAATGCAAAGAGCCCTTTGTTGTCCTCACCAAAGAGGCCCAtgtgggggaagggggattcccccaaGCTTGCCTCACCAAAGAAGATTCTTCAGTCAGGGCAACGCATTACGACAGTGAGTCCCACAGGCAGGAAACCAGACGGTGCAAAGCCGCCATTTGGTAAATCACTGTCCACAGTGAGCAAATCTCCACTAGCTGTGGGACAAGGTGTAAGGAGACAAGGACCAAATATTCTGTCGAAGTCCATGTCAACGTCAACGTATGGGTCAAAAGCAAGTGCAGCTGCAGCTCAGGTCAGTAACCGTGGTTTACTCCCTTCCAGTTTGGGAAGTGCAAAGTCGGGGCAGTCCCAAGTAAAACTGGACAGGTCACCAAGTCCAGTACCAAAGACTTCTACGAGTAGTACCCCAAAGCCGCAGCCATCTGTAGTAAATGTAAAGCCCCCAGCAGCTCCTACATCTTCAAGTGCAAGCAAAGTTCCTAGCAGTCAGGGTACCGCATCAACTTCTTCTGCTTCTAACTCAACCCCATCTATAGGAAGCAGTACATCTTCGAATAGCAGTGCCACAATCACTACTGCTGTCAATACCACGTCTACCACATCAACTACTTCTTCTATGTCTACTGCATCAGTTATACCCAGCACTTCGAGTTACAGTAGCACTCCAGTACCAACTACATCAGATACTACTCCCCTGACTGTAACACCATCAGCTGCACAAACCGTGCCAAAGGCCTCCCCCATCAGTACCGCTGTGACCACATCACCCAATACAGTGACAACCACTGCTTGTAAACCTGTGACTGTCGTGAGTGTGAGCACAACTTCAAGCTCTACTCTTGCTACCACAAGCATACCACCAACTTCTTCTGCTGCTGCTCTGTCACAATCAGCTCCTCAGACACCTACAAAAACAACTGTGGCAGTGTCCAAATCTTCGACAACTACATCTAATAAGCCGCCACCATTAGAAATACCAGCAAGTATCAAAACGGCAACTCCATCTTTAACCTCTCCTACCACCCCGTTGTCTGCTAGCACACCAACAAGTGCTGGTCCCAGCTCTGGGAAAGTCACCACACCCAAACCGCGCATGCGTGTTGGCCGAAAAGAGTCCCTCATGGGCATCATCAACAAGATTAAAGAAAATGCAGAGAAGGAAAGTGTTGAAAAGGTTGACAAagtggaaaaaagtgaaaaggcTGAGCGGGTGGAGAGGGTTGGTCTATTCAGTGCCCTTGGATCTGCCCCATCAGGATTAGGGGAAGGTGCTGGGggagaggaaaaagagaagCCAGACTCTGGGAAAGACACAAAAACATCCACTCCTGAAATCAGTGGAAATGAAAAGACGGAGAGTGTAAAGCCTAGCAAGAGTGGAGGGAATGGCAAGATGGATACGGATACACCTACAAAGGAGAAGAAATTAACTGACATGACATTTTCTGTGGCAAAGTCAGAGAGTGCAAAACCTCAGGTATCAAAAGGACCAGTAGTGTCAGGGCCCCCATTACCAACTCGACAACCATCCCCCTCACCACTTTCTAGACCCAGTGGCTTGATTTCTTCCCCATCAGCTCAGACTCCTGGTGTTGTAAAGAGTAAGTCATCCCCCAAGCATCCCTCTCAGTCGAGACCTCCAAAAGTCAGCACACCCCCTCTTGGTAGTCAGAAGAGGGCGAGTAGTCCCACAGGAAAGAGTATCTCGGTGAAGCAGAGCAAGCCTTCACCACTGAGTACAAGTAGCATCCCCACATCAAGTGCAACAACAAGTCCAGTGAAATCGGCAGCCAGACCTGGCACATCGCCCATTTCACGGAGTAAAcccatcatcctcagtcatgtgCAGTCAACTTACCAGTCTGCAGAGAGAGGGCAGCAGAAAGTCACAAAGGTCCAGTTGGCAGTGACACCAGAAATGATGCAGACATCGGTCTTGACAGTCGGGCAGACCCCTCCTTCAACCACAGGTGTCAAGTTACAAACGTCGTCTTCCCAACCAAGAATGCAATCCCCGTCAGTCAAATCCCAAACACCCTCGACAAGCAAGCCAAGTGAACTTGCCAGAAAGACCTCCTTAGTCTTACAGAAATCTTCTCCTGACATGTCCAAAACCGAGTCCAAACCCCTGACAGGGACCAAACTGGTCAAACAGGACCAGGGGCCACTGCAGAAACCCAAACCAACTATGGCAAAAGAGCCTGGTCCGCAATCTCAGCAGAGCAGCATTCAAGGAGATGGTAAGCTATCATCATCAGAGGCTCAGAAAAATAAGACTCAAACTTTCTCCGTTAAAAAACAAGAATCCAAACCCTTAGACCCGCGGATGAAAAGAGAGGTTGCAGGAGTTAGCAAGGAGAAAGAGGGAGACCCTGTCAAGACGTCTAAACCAGGGGTTATGCGAAGCCTCTCCAAGGATGCCAAAGATGCTAGTGAGAACAGTGGTCGTGAGGGGAAGCAGACAGCAGAAGTAAATCGCAAGACATTTACAACACAACcccagcaaaacaaaaacatttctcaGGAAACGAAGAGCACAGACAAAGACAAGCTCAAAACTGAAGACATCAGGAAGGTGGACCCCAGAACTAGTAGTACAAGCAGTGACAGCAAATTGCCAGAAAAGGACCTCTCTGAGGATATGAGCAAGAGTAGCACCGTATCCAAACAGCCAGGGATCGACTTCAAAGTGCCCAGTCCTGCCATGGTTCCCAGCCCAAGGAATCCTACTGTCATGTCTGTACCAAGTCCAAAGCCTGCGATAAAGTCTGCACCTTCTCCCAAACCCCTTGGCCCCATTTCCCCCAAAGCTCCAAGCCCACAGCAGATATCCACATGTGGTGTGACCAGCCCCAGCGGTGCTCCGAGTCCCAAGGCGACTAAGCGGTCATCCACACCGATAAACCTTCAGCAGCCGGTGACCAAGAAGGCGCGGCAGGCAGCATCACCATACAGCCCAGTGGACAGCGAGGAGGAGTTTGGAATGGTGATAGACATGCCGCAATCTCCGCGGACCCACCATCAGAAGGCCCAGAGATCTCCGCGGCCAGAGAGTAGGAACAGTAACACCCAGACTGAGGCTGGATCTACCTCGCCCAGGAGTGCTGTGGCTCACTCTCCCCTCGGCCAGATTGCACAATCCCCCCTGGGCATCGGCAAGTCGCCTGCATCAGTGAAGAGCCTCGGCTCTGACAGCGTCTCCAGGAGTCCCTGTCGCATTGACGATGAGCTGATGGACGAGGCTCTCATCACTTCCATCCATCCAGAGGACCAGTAG